TTTCCCTTATTTAAACCCATGTTTTAGAGATGAAAGACAAGTGCTAAAACCATTACATGGTCTATCTGTAATTCTATGTCTATATAAAAGGCCAAGTCTGGTTTTGTATATTtaatatacaagttatacaagtTAAGTTATTAGACAAAAAATGAACTTGTATTTTTCCATTGGGGCAAAATATACCCAAAGAATGTCAATGAATGTGTCATTTAGTTGACAGAGGAAGTTCACAAGGAGCGCTAACTACAAATCTTTAAACACTTAATTTACAACCACTTTGTTCACAATTAGCAGTAAGGTCATTTTTGATTCCCTGCTGCTGATCTAGGAATTACTGAAGTTCTTTGCCTGtacaatagtaataataatgacAACTAAAATAAACATTGAGAATTGTGTCtgaaggtgaactgaatgaccagGGTCAGTGACTTAGTGACCAGGATTCCTGTAGGAAGAGACAATGTACTGCAGAAACTCCATGAGGTTCATCACATGAAGCTGGATTTGCACATCCCAGGGATGGCAAGGATCCACATGGAAGGCATGTCACGTTATCTAGAGCTCGGGCTATCTTTGAAGATGGCTTTCCACCTCTTTGTGCTCTAAAGAGTCCTCCTTAACATTCTCCAGGAGCTGTACTGTCAGTAACCATTCCCTTTCAGCTCTGCAGTATCCCATCTTCAAGTGAGAAGAGAAACTGTGGAGGGAGCTAATACTGCTTGTAACTTTTTGAAACACTTGAGTATTTTCTATCAAAAAGCCACCACGTCACATAGAGAACATGCCCTCCAAGAGCAACTGCTTGCCTTCCTGCTATGGCACATCCAACATCACAGAACCATGCTTATATAGAGGGCTCTCAGAGAAGAAGTGGCATGGCACAGAGCCACTGTTCCCCACCCATGTACTTGGTGTTTCCTACCCTGGTTCACTCCCTCCATTCCTGTAAGGGAAACCAGCAAGTCCCAATCTCATTAGCTATTCTGGGCGAATCCTAGGGTCCTAGTAGTTAAAGAAAAGGTCTTTTAGTTAGCATAAGTTGAAATCTTTAACAATCACTATATGAAGTCAGAGAGCAAGTGTAAGACTTGAGTCAGTACAAATGTGTCCACCTTTGACAAGGGAGCCAAGAAATCCATTAGAGGGTTTTCCTGTGACTTTTCAGAGGCTCCTACTTCATTCACTAAGTGTATCCTCTAAATATCTAGTATTGTACTGCCATCCAAATCTGATCCATATATATTATTTCATCAAGATCTAACAGGCTGCTCATATACAAGCTGCCAGATAATGCACCAAAAATACTACAGACTAGCTTGTAAACAAGtctttttattgacttcagtgggctttggatcaggcccatactgCCTAGATTTGCACCTATGCCCACTCTTACTTTACCAGGTGTATCTAACTCAGttgaatagaaaaaaaatgtttttttcagagaTGAAACTTGGTAAAAATAAACTTTCAGTCTAAGTATATGTttccattttaatatatttttccaaAAACCCATTGGTCACATTTTAATTATAGAAGATATAAATAATTTATTGAtttcaaataaactttttttcaCTTGGCCATTTTAAAGCATCTCTTTAAACAAATAAATCAAGTGGTCATTGCAGGTGGAAAGAACACCGTGCATATGAagaacctttttaaaaacagaaattatTACACAGATGCCATTGTACTGATTagtaaatatatacacacattttaaATGGCTGGTCCCAAGTGATCATTTGATCCATCTCATGAATTTGCATGTACTTTCATGAGTGAGTGTTTTAGCCCCTTTATTTAAGAAGTCTACTGCTGATAAAGTAAACAACAAAATGCAATAAAGTAAGAAATTTAATTCacaaaatttttaaaattcagaattAAAACTGATACTGCTCCTAACCCATTGGATTATTGTAGGTGAAACAATGCACATCTTTGAAGGTGCATCAGAGAAGATAGACACGGAactgctctctgtctctcctagagGTGTTCtctccaggtcagggttgaggcatATTGGGAGTCAGTTCTGTACCTCTTCGATAGCAGGAGGACTCCAGTCTTTACTGTTGTCAAATAAGCCAGCACCTAAACATTTACtagtaaatatataaattaaaatataatgtaAGCAAGAAAACATGTCCTTAATTCTAGAAGGCTTTTTCATTTTCCTCTTGCTTGAAGAAAGCCACTGCAATGTGTCTTGTGGCAACATCCAGTTTACATGGGGAAGGCTGATCTCCATCTGGTCAATAGTACTGACTGAAGAAGGAAAAAGCATCCATGATTTTTGCTTTAATGTTGAATAAGGACAGCCATGATCGTTTTTCCTCAAACATAGTTAGGAAGCCATTTTCCTATGGAGAAGAATATGTACAGTCTGGTTATAGCTTTAAAATAATGAGCTTGTGAAAAATGCACCATTGTTTCATGATCGCAGGAGGCTTTCAGTTCAATAGAGCTGTTGAGCCTTTATTCCCATAGAGGCAGGTTTACAGACAACTACCTCGGAAAACTGAGCTTTAAAAACAATAgctgaaactatttgcaaatcATGCAAAGCCTGTCTCATCTCCAGGTCATAACATGGCCAAatttgctccctccctgcctACTCCCTTCTGGGGAAAGTTTGTTATTTAGGTTGGATTTAAACTTTGTGGTTCGGGCTCATTTCTGCAAGTAACATAACTGTCCGTGTTTCAGTTTTAATATGCTTATAAATATTCCCCCTTTAAACCTTCTCTTTCTGATGTTATGAGGTACTTCTTGAAAATTCCAGATACTGTGAGAAAAAAATGTCAGGAATAGATGGTGACCTTAAACAGGTTTGACTGAAAGTGGCAGGCAAAGGAGCTTCTATAAACATGATGTATGAAGCACCACTAACTCACTACAACTGTTGCCCAACAGAAATAGAGCAAGAGCAAGCTAGAGAAAAGTGTGGGAAAGGATAAAGACAGTAGTAAAAGGGGACAGCTGAGAAAAGAGAAAATAAGTCTGATTCTGGGCTCATCTACAATGGTATAAATCAAGAGTAATTGCACTGGGCGAAGAATCGGGCCCAAAGAGGCGATATGAAGAGAAAGTGAcatttgcatatatatacacccaCAAAATACCAGGGGATCTCAGGCTCTGATGGCATTTACCATCAACTTCCCCAAAACTCCTACAGAAAATCAAACTTGCGTGATGAAACCCTGCAAAGCAGAAGAGCGGAATTTCCTATAACTTTCCTCTGCATCAGCACAGGAACTTTCATTAAATGGTCATATATATGAAGCTGGAAAAAGAGACCTATCGTTTGTCAAATATTTTACTTGTATTTGAAAAATAACCATGGGGAAGTTCTAGGAATATCTCAGCCAATTtctactcacacaagtagtctcAGTGCATGAATAAGGCAAGAAGGATTTAACTCCAATTATATTTAATTATCAGACTGTACAACTAAATTGACAGAGGATGAAAACCTGGCTGTATGGAGCTCagtggcagaactcccattgacttcaatgtggccaggatttcacctataaAGATttgcctttccattgacttcaaaaggctttggatcaggttggTCATAGCATTATTATTGTGTCCTTTCACTTTAATTTCAGTTTGGAAagtgtactgtaaaaatgattcAGGGCTTACTTTAGTGGTTTATACTGTCACAAGCACCTTAAAAAGGTCTTGTATTTTCCTCTAATTTAGATCTGAAGCAAGATATTTGCTTTAAGTCTTAAGGAAGAATTCAAGAtataaaagttttaaataaagcAAATGATAAAGCCCTGGCTAAGTTGACAATTCTTTTTGACAGtagttaaaataacatttttttaaaaatttattaaggaaaattcttctgatctAGACAGCAGTGAAAAATGATTATAaaatacagcactgaaacttACCCAACCTCCATTTGCCTCTATCCACTCAGCCTTGGTGTTTATAATGTACTCCGTGATGAAATAAGAAATCTGCTTTTTATTATCTCCTGTAAGCTGAACTCTGTGTTCTTGAAGCCTCTTAGAAAGAATTCCTCCAAACATAAATATTGTCAAAATTCGTCCCCAGTTAGTGTTTCCATCAGCAAATTCTTTATCCATGACTTGAGTGAAAATTCTTCTGGCAGCATCTACAGAGGTAATATCAAGTGTGTCCAAACATGATTTCAGACTCTCTTCATTTTCCTTTTGCAGAAAGGATGCAGCATTTCTTAAGACATGAGCAACTCTGCTTGGGGCTGGTCCAAGCTGTGGTTCCTGAAGAATGTATTTCAGATAATCTTGGACTAAATAGTAAACATAGCAGTACTCAGAGCTTTCCATTTAGAAGCAGGCTCAGAGCAAAGCACAGCCTTTGACCAGTGTGAAACTAAGAGCGTGAATGTAAGAGCTGAACTAAATAATTACAAGCTAGGCACTTGCATCACAGAAGTTCCTGTAAACTTTCCTTAAACGAATGTGTGGGTGGTGGCTATgagttcagaaatgaaagaaaaattctGACTGAGGTCAAAgagtaggaaaaaaaaacccacctttatTCTAAACGATTCATTCAGGAAGTGAGGCCTTACAAGACTACATTAGTAGGGGCCAcatcctcacctggtgtaaattgatgtagctccaACGGacctgtgctgatttacacccattgAGGATCTGCCtcgttttgctttttaaaagaaaagtgcaCACTATTGGAACACGCGACCCTTGAAAAATACTCTGCcactggcagtggccaatgcttCACTCTGGACTGCATGGAGATGGTGACTAAAGAGGGAACCCAAATCTGGTATATCTTTCCTCTTGCCTATGGAAGAAGGGGGTGTCAGCTCTATAAGATTATACCTCTGCCCTTATTCTCACAAAAGCCCTTCATGTGAGTGAAGATCAGGCTCTGACAATTGGAATGAAGtgactgtgacaaagttcttccCCTACACAACTCCTCCATCTCTCAGAGAATCCAGGTATAAGAGAATATTGATCCAGTCAGCATTAAGTGATATGGCCTACTGTactgtgaacacacacacacattacaggAGTTTTGACTGGGCAGCAGCTGAGAACgagatagactcatagactttaaggtcagaagggaccattatgatcatctagtctgacctcctgcacaaagcaggccacagaatcttacccatccactactataacaaatccctaacctatgtctgagttactgaagtcttcaaattgtggtttgaagacctcaagctgcagagaatcctccagcaagtgacccatgccccatgctgcagaggaaggcgaaaaacctccagggcctctgccaatctgccccggaggaaaattccttcctgaccccaaatatggcgatcagttaaaccctgagcatgtgggcaagactcacccgccagcacccaggaaagaattctctacagtaactcagatcccatcccatctaacgtcccatcacagaccactgggcatacttatctgctgataatcaaagatcaattgccaaaattaattgccaaaattaggctatcccatcataccatcccttccataaacttatcaagcttagtcttaaagccagatatgtcttttgcccccactactccccttggaaggctgttccagaacttcactcctctaatggttagaaaccttcatctaatttcaagtctaaacttcctagtgtccagtttatacccatttgttcttgtgtccacattggtactaagcttaaataattcctctccctccctaatattaatccctccgatatatttataaagagcaagcatatcccccctcagccttcttttggttaggctaaacaagccaagctctttctgtctcctttcatgacaggttttccattcctttgatcatcctagtagcccttctctgaacttgttccagtttgaattcgtcCTTCTTAACCATgtctctagttcctccattttgttacctaggctcctcacattagtgtacagacatcttaatttttgccatttggcttcgctgacattctttacctggttaggcacagacattctaccaccagcatcacctattagactggtatctacactacccttcctccttatgtcaattcttctgcccacggctgtatcctctcttactttgttttcttccctctcaaggttaaattccggcgtggagattacctggacatctcccatccatctcccccaaattcctagtttaaagctctcttaatcagttgggcgagcctccatcctagaagtctatttccctccttactcagatgaagtccatcctgagagaacagtcttctgtccataaatgcttcccagtggccgtacatcccaaagccctccttatagcaccactgcctgagccatctgttgatcgccataatcttgtcacacctttgttgcccttctctaggaaccggcagaatcccactgaagatcacctgagcctcgatttccttaagcgtcttccctagtctggcatagtctcccttgatatgttccagcgagaatctagccatatcattcgttcccacatgaaggacaatcaacagattctttcccgctcccgttaggatccttttcagcctcaggtccacatcccgtatcttagcacctgtcagacagcacacccttctgttctctggatcagctctagttacaggcctgtctattcttctcagtaaggagtccccaatcacatagacctaccttttcctggtgacagtttGATTCTCCGGTCTTGTGATTCTCCCTgcacccactggctgcaagtcctctcgattcctattcacccttgcaatcctccgcaacccttcccgtatcctcctggggctcatatttggtgttgtctccattgactcctcccctcttcctgtaggactagcagctcttctctttttccttgccctctcaccttcagcgaccacctgctgtgccccttcttcattttccaactctgcaaacctgttcctgagctctatttctccttcactggcccgtcttttcctcagcctggttctcttagtcgcatgcttccaccgtccactttcctcacccagcagtctctcctcagaattctttggtcttgctgccatctgcaagtctgagcttaccCTTCAGCCTCCttatgtctttgctccatcatctgctcgaacccccttctaaactcaaccagagtttccacctgcatctccagtcctcggatcttttcttccatcagctctatcaggcggcacttcatgcagacaaaactcttttcaggtaccccctccaggatcatgtacatgccgcagcttccacatccagtcatcctcattgtgtctttcactgctgcctctgtatcggtcatagccttcccacctaaaacctgttagtccaagaaacacaaaacaaaacaaacccccaacaggcaccagaacactggcagaccaccacccattcccttcactagcctgtcagttcctctgcctaggtctcttagggtatgtctacactacgggattattccgattttacataaaccggttttgtaaaacagattgtataaagtcgagtgcacgcggccacgctaagcacattaatttggcggtgtgtgtccatgtaccgaggctagcgtcgatttccggagcgttgcactgtgggtagctatcccgtagctatcccatagttcccgcagtctcccctgcccattggaattctgggttgagatcccaatgcaaaaacagcgTCGCGGGTaattctgagtaaatgtcatcactcaatccttcctctgtgaaagcaacagcagacaatcatttcgcgccctttttccctggattgccctggcagacaccatagcatggcaatcatggagcccgttttgccttttgtcactgtcaccgtatgtgtattGGATGCTGCTGACTGACgcagtactgcactgctacacagcagcattcatttgcctttgcaagatagcagagacggttaccagtcatattgcaccgtctgccattgtaaattggcgatgacggttatcagtcattctgtaccgtctgctgctatcatgggtgctcctggctggcctcggtgaggtcagccgggggcgcataggcaaaaatgggaagactccctgggtcattcccttcctatgttttgtctaaaaatagagtcagtccagcctagaatatggggcaagtgtactagagaaccagagagcacagccgctccgtgtcagagccctagagatcccgcagaaatgatgagctgcatgccattctagggggtgcccctgcaacaaccccacccgttgcttccctcctcccccaaccctcctgggctaccgtagcagtgtccccccatttgtgtgatgaagtaataaagaatgcaggaataagaaacacagactttttagtgagataaaatgagggggaggaagcctccagctgctatgatagtccaggcaggacattaaagggtagggggggagaggagaccagccttccgctgttatgatagtccaggcagtacagaatcttttctttagacatgacgaggggtggggggggggctaatGGAGCTCAACCCCCAGTtactatgatgaggatggttaccagctgttctgtaccatctgctgggaatgaccaggagtcattcctatttttacccaggtgcccccggccgacctcaccgaggccagccaggagcactcacgggctgatgacgaggacggataccagtccttctgtactgtactgtctgccatcggggaggggaggggagaggatgctgctgtttagctctccagcaccccgtctaccagcagcatgcagtagacatagggtgacattgagaaaaggcgagaaacgatttttttcccttttctttttggggggggaagggtgtaaattgacgacatataccctgaaacacccgggaaaatgtttttgacccttcaggcatttggagcccagccaagaatgcaaatgcttttcggagactgcggggactgtgggatagctggagtcctcagtcccccctccctccctccatgagcatccatttgattctttggctttctgttacgcttctcacgcagcactgtgctgagtccctgctgtggcctctgtctatcatagcctggagatattttcaaatgctttgtcatttcgtcttctataatggagctctgatacaacagatttctctccccatacagtgatcagctccagtatctcccatacggtccatgctggagctctttttggatttgggactgcatcgccacccgtgctgatcagagctgcacgctgggcaaacaggaaatgaaattcaaaagtttgcggggcttttcctgtctacctggccagtgcatccgagttcagatggctttccagagcggtcacaatggtgcactgtgggatagctcccggaggccaatatcgtcgatttgcggccacactaaccctaatccaacatggcaataccgatttcagtgctactcctctcgtcggggaggagtacagaaaccggtttaaagagctctttatatcgctataaagggcctcattgtgtggacaggtgcagggttaaatcggtataatgctgctaaattcggtttaaacgcatagtgtagagcaggcctgagTGTCCCCTGCAACCTCCCCCTGTAAGCTCCCTCTGAAACGcctctgtttacagctctgtttgctggctgctgtgccgctgcagctgtctatgctgctgcctgactggctggctacttttataggacccctaagcagacaagccccgccccctaaacagggctcagcttctctcccagcacactgcccctagtAGCCTCCACACAGACAAACTACAGAatacaatacacaaaatacaaaaacctgcTTCTCCAAGAGAACTCcctctgaaactcccctgtttacagctctgtttgctggctgctgtgccagATATCGGTGCTCCCATGTCAACAGGGTGCTTGGGAGGCAGGAGAGAAGAGCAGGGTCTCTGAATGGTAGGGGCCAACAACCATGCCTTCCTCTACCTCTGACTTGTCCAAAAagacacctttcaaaaattagaagccaaatcctaatgaggaaaatagaaaggagcgtaAACTCTGGCAAATCCAGTATAAAATCCTGtataaggcaggccaagaaagaatctgaagagcaactagctaaggacacaaaaactaacagcaacaaaatgtaagtacatcagaagtagaaAGCCTGCCAAATAGTCGAGGGGACCACTGAACAATCGAGCTGCCAAAGGAGCACTCAAGCAAGAGAAGGCCACTACGgggaagctaaatgaattctttgaatcagtcttcactgcagaggatgtggggcgGATCCTCAGACCTGAGCGATTcgttttagatgacaaatctgaggaactctccCAGACTGAGGTGTGAGTAGAGGAAGTTGTGAAACAACTGATAAATTAGTTCCGAAGGAACtcgtgaaattgcagaactattaactgtagtATGTATtctgtcatttaaatcagcttctgtaccaaatgattgtagggtagctaatgtaacgcctatttttaaaatggcttCAGAGGAGTTCCTGGCAATTACAACAGGCCAGTAACCATGTGGCAAGGGTGATTCAGTTCATATAGTGaacctgaactttcagaaagcctttgacaaggtccctccccaaaggctcttaagcagagtaagcagtcatggggtaaAAGGGAAGGGCCTCTCATggctcagtaactggttaaaagttaggaaacaaagggtaggaataaatggtcagttttcacaattgAGAGAGGTAAATATCAGGGTCCCTCAAGGGTCGGTAGAGGGACCTGTGcagttcagcatattcataagtgatctggaaaagggagtgacaaaatttgcagacaataaaaaattactcaaaatagttaagtccaaagctgactgcagagAGTCACAAAGGGAGCTCACTAAACAGGGTGACTGGCAACAAactgacagatgaaattcaatgttgataaatgcaaagtaatgcacattggaaaacataatcccaactatacaaacaaaatgatggggtctaaattagctgttaccattcaagaaagagatcttggagcagAGGTGACCCATGGGCTTTTGAGGGGCCTAAGTGACTTCCCCCTCTAAATTAATGAAAACTATTAATACTTCAGAACCAGCCTGTCTGAGAGCATAAATGATTAATTTATGTTATTGTCAAGCAAAAGACAGTGGTGTGCTGCCACCTGCCCGCAGCAAGCATTTCTGCATGCACAGAAATGTTCCAGCAGTATAGGAAATAACGTCACAGCAGTTATCTGTTCAGGGTTTCTGTGTCTTGTGTCTGTTTGTATGCACAGTGAGGAACAGCAACACAATGGTATTTGTGCTCACCCACTGCCTCTCAGTATAAATGATTAGGTgatttttttattcttattttatttttattttttgcatctCTCAGGGTATTCAGTCAGTCTAGAAACCTTAAACACTTCAAAGTTCCAAAGTTTTGGGATGCTCATCTCCTTACATTTCTCTTCTCCTAATCTTTATGTGACAGAGAAATAGAAGAGGAAATAGCTGCAGTAGGGTAACAGTTCTTAAGACAACTGAACCGGTTCACCAGACTGTGGGCAGGGGCCAGAATCTGTGCTGCACCTCTCAGGAGACGAAGCACAGATAGCACAGCCcgaggggtggggctagggtgagaCCAAGCTACTCTTGCCCCATACATATTCTGGGATAATGTGCAGGCCAATGTGGATCCCAGCATAGAGGGGCTCCTCGAACTTGTAACAGCTTCTGCACAGCTGCCATTGGGCTTCAGTGGAGCCCACCattgccaggtgctgagcactctagcCATTCCCCCTCCTGTCCCTGAAACAATCCGTCTGCTCTCAGCATGCCCATACAC
The nucleotide sequence above comes from Mauremys reevesii isolate NIE-2019 linkage group 10, ASM1616193v1, whole genome shotgun sequence. Encoded proteins:
- the BCL2A1 gene encoding bcl-2-related protein A1 translates to MESSEYCYVYYLVQDYLKYILQEPQLGPAPSRVAHVLRNAASFLQKENEESLKSCLDTLDITSVDAARRIFTQVMDKEFADGNTNWGRILTIFMFGGILSKRLQEHRVQLTGDNKKQISYFITEYIINTKAEWIEANGGWENGFLTMFEEKRSWLSLFNIKAKIMDAFSFFSQYY